The following nucleotide sequence is from Vicia villosa cultivar HV-30 ecotype Madison, WI unplaced genomic scaffold, Vvil1.0 ctg.000218F_1_1, whole genome shotgun sequence.
ctagagccaggtcacaggaggtgtatcaccagtcgagatgtagttttcaatgaagctgaaatggcttttaagaaaactgatgatgttggtcgaagtacagaaacatctgacgaagagctggaacaggtagagattcctattgaggtggagcatgttgatgctaaattgcatatccctgatgaagtcgaagaagaagcagaagatgctgagaaagttgaggaaactgacgatgactacctattgtcgagagataggtcgagaagagtcataaaggcacctcagaggcttgggtatgcagatcttatagcttattccttaatctctgcaagtgaggttctagacgaagaacctagagactacaaggaagttatgaggagtcgaaataagactgaatggctgaaggccatggatgatgagatgaaatctcttcatgataatcatacttgggaactgatcaagaaacctgttggggcaagtttagtcagctgtaaatggattttcaaagttaaggaaggaattgaaggagtgacgtcgaaaagatacaaggcaaggttagttgcaaggggtttcactcagaaagaaggtgtcgacttcaatgatgtgttttctcctgttgtgaagcataggtccattcgaatgttacttgccatggtagcacagttcgatcttgaactggaacagatggatgtgaagactgcgttcttgtatggtgatctagatgaaacgatcctgatgaagcaacctgaagggtatgtcgaaaaggggaaggaagattatgtgtgcaagttaaagagatctttgtatgggctaaaacaatctcctcgatagtggaataggagattcgacaagttcatggcacgcataagtttcattagaagtcagttcgaccactgcgtttacttcagatttcgacctggtaattcattttttattttgttgctttatgtggatgatattctcatagcaagcaacaatgttgaagatgtgacgagggtgaaggctgaactcaataaggagttcgatatgaaggatctgggagctgcttccaggattcttggaattgacattcgaagagatagaaagaagtcgaagttatgcttatctcaagaggcatatctacagaagattctcgaaaagtttggtatgtcgaattcgaagccagttgtgactccaacaaaccctcaattcaagctgagtattgatcagtgtcccagtactgatgtcgaaagatcctatatgaatagcatcccatatgctaatatagttggttctttgatgtatgctatggtctgtattagacccgatatagcatatgcagtaagtcttgtaagcaggtacatggcgaaccctggaaaggctccttggcaagcattgaagtggattttaaggtacataaatgggtctctgaatagagtcctaatttatggtggagccttgggtgaagatagtaaagcagtaatagaaggatatgtcgactctgattatgcaggttgtatggattccagaaaatctatttctggatatgttttcactatgtttggtactgcaattagttggaaagcaacacttcagaaggttgttgctctatcaaccactgaagcggagtatattgccctaactgaagctgtgaaagaagcattgtggcttgaaggttttgcgaaggagctgaaacttcaaggttgaggtatcactgttaaatgtgatagtcaaagtgcaatacacctgtcgaagaattcagcctatcatgagcgaactaagcacattgatgtgaggctgcatttcgtcagaggagtaatcgagcgtggagaagtccaagtgctgaaggtttcgactgaagataatgctgttgatatgatcaccaagacattgccgagttgcaagtttttccactgtatgcagttgataaagctgcatgaagaaagctagtttgttcccttgatgttgtagagttagatccaatgtggagatttgtgagatactggatcgaactctagtatggccgaagggtagcttcttggttcgacagggttaagcatgaagtcgaaggttgttcacatgcttgtgtcgaagatgctagggttgttagcatgttaaattaggttttagtgtttaaaccctaatttgttaagttagcttgtttattaagttggcttgtgtaatgggccttgtggaaaaagcccattagttagtatgttaggttttattataagtagcatactagtctctcatcattgctaagctgcaaatcctaatttggggtgagagaggttatttgttattcttgtaaacttgtaatcttgttttaagagaaagtaaaagaatagcagttataaccaatcttgtgttcctcttcttccttgtcctttattcttcccttgtattatactttgttcttggcattgaattcacaacagaggtaatattagtttattattttattatttttctttctcattatccgtgttgaattttgatattatcttattaaattatcaataatCTCTGAAGGATTACAAAACAACGTGTTTGtcatatagttcctgaagaacttaacaaatattcaataaagatagtattaagtttgttatatagttgctgaagaacttatcaaatatcCTAGAAGGATATTATTGAGTTTGATATATAATTCCCGAAGAATTTATCAAGCATTCCTGaatgattataaatattattatttttattagtaaaagatttgtgattgagttccttaagaactacaaaatgtgattgagttcctgaagaactataaaaaaaattgtgattgtgattgagttcctgaagaactacacaCGCAAAAAAATCTCTCTTAAACTAGTGTTAAGATATCTCAGGAGGATTgcttaaagaattatttttcttaatcgatgTGAATATTTGTGATATGACTTTGAAGGGATTTTTTTTAGCTTCCTAGAAGGATTATGCAaataattgtttctttttatcactacgaagatcatttgtgatatataattcccgaagagttaaaattttaaaataaggatttctcacaccttaaaatgttgtatctataatattagaagaatttcatcatgatattaatgaatcccagaaggattgcatctattATAATAACATATCCTAGAAGGATCGCATATGTTatgttaaaattttgaaaaatgattgcATCACATATATTATCGAATTCTAGATGGATTGGATCAATAATAGTGAAGTATTCCAGAAGGATTTCACAAAGAAAGTTGTGTGTTTCGATGTAGAAAAAATTGTAATATACTCATAAAATGTTTGTCATTCCAGAAGAATGACATGAGTGACTCTAACACATCCCTGAAGGATAactatttttttggattattgTAATTTTCTAGCATTTGGCTATGTTAAAAACTTATTAAATTTGTTAGAGTATAAATTATCTCATAATTAGCATTTGGCTATTTTTCTTTTTACAGGTATAGTGTATGGATGACATTTGTTAGTCCATCTTAAAGGCACACGAAAGTAAGCTCATATTTTGATAGAGTCGAGATTCGAATGAACTTTAATCCTTTATATTTCCTTTTTGTGTGTTCTCTTTATGTCTTGCCAAATATTTCCGTCGTAGataattcacatgaattatactggaggtattgaatatctttgtattacataaatgaatttggacataaaatgtataatagaaaagctattGGATTTTTCcacgggcttgtactacacttatattagtacaatttaagcacatgtcattgtaaaccagtagtttacaaattacacttaaatgtgtcgttggtaaaaccggttgggtcatctcagATATAATATGATACGAATAATTTGTATTAAAGaatcagaagtttcttcaatccagtaaatttttgtgtgtttctaaaggaaaataaaaatttgagaaattgcgtttttatgacattaactgttgcatcgactaaaatatcatgcatatgtatcTACTCACAATCAGAAGTTTATGAAATtatttttctcaactaattagactaagatcttgttttctggattttttttagaaattcctgtataagtatatcacatattattaaaattgatattgaatatcatgtaatatatgttcataaaaagaaaacggacccaaagatccattctttagacgtctaaagttaattatatggttgatacttatgagataatcaattctaaattatatatttgaaacacccaaagtatggtattaagatatttattcgcattaagcaaacaagatactatatcttagtcctccctaatttattctaatatttctcatctaagtgaacatttggatgtgttgtgtatattccaattgctccaatataatacattaagatgagtcatgaaagaatattgaaaaaatataattaatatgaatctcaattttgaggatataatttgataaaataatcaaatacttgattgcagcccagtagacTGATtttcacttgataaattaattttcccaacattagggggagggaataagTAGCTAAAATCATGaataagaagttcaaatgaacagctgaaatcatgaacaagaagttcaaatgaacaatttaaaataaattgttgtcttgatcctcgtacaaatcaatatgaaccaaaagttcaaaatattattaatttgcaaagtttatgaaataaattaccagctgataatactccactcaaagtggattctcctattggataatataatattgcaaatgaaactaaagatgacccaagtgaggatatgaatatgctaagagcactttgatctaatttaattttcagttccagaagaacaaatcaagtacttgaaatatcaaataaaaatatcTCGATAAactatgtcatggatgaaatggaatggaaccgaaattgagataaccaaataaagtcaatattgacaatgtcttttgtacaatatagcgctaaaagtgatcaatgataacgaggatcatgagtcaaagtctattaaagattgtagactaagtgagaattggccaaaataaatatatccaattgaagaagaattaaaatcACTTTataagtgactcacttttggacctgtagtccgaacacctcaaggtgtgaaactaattggatataaatgagtttttgtgaaaaagaaaaataagaatgatataaaatttaatttattgctcaatgattttcacaaagacctaagattgattttgataaaacatattcacctgtagtggattcaatcgatttttgataattaattagccttgtaacacatgaaggacttaatttgaacatgatggatgtaatgacatcttatttatatggttcacttaatagtgacatttacatgaaactccctgaaaggttcaatataccagaggcacgtaattgCGGATCTCGAaaaaactactacatcaaattgaacaagtctctctgtgggctgaaagaatctggatgcatgtggtataatcgcctcagtgaatatttactaaatgatgaatatacaaataactcaatttgtacttgtattttcataaaatgatgtcaaaaagaatttgcaatactagttctctatgtgaatgacatacatattattggaactcctgaagagcttccaaaagctatcaatttcttaaagaaagagtttgagatgaaggacctgaaaaaaataaaattatgtctaggcttacaaattgagaatttgaacaattgaatatttgtacatcaggaaggctatatagaaaaagtgttgaaacacttctatatggacaaatctcattcgttgtctactccaatgattgttatatcattagatgtagagaaagatcctttcaggcctcaagaaaatgattacaaaaattacttgatcctgaagtaccatatcttagtgcaattggagcactaatgtaccttgctaattatacacgtctcaatatatcgtttgtggtcaatctattaccaagatacaattgttcgcctacacgaagacatttgaacgaagtcaaacatatacttcgttatcttagagatgctggttacttgtcagattctcataATAGTAGATCAGaaacaggttatttgtttacatgtgatggtacaaccatttcatggagttctatgaaacaactcatggcaacaacttcatcaaattctgcataactattagcattacatgaagtcacttccaagaaatatatgttttgcactcttttttccttcaccatggttttttcCTATTGGATTTTCCTGGTAAAGATTAAAGTAGATGTTCAaccttattcttctttttcatcttcctattctcCATTAATATATGACTAAATGatacttttgaaagaaaataatacAATATTAGTTTCTccattctctttctctctttgatTTCTCTATTGTTATAGTTaagttttataataataattacattttttaatCTAGCAAAAACCTTAAACATCAAAAGGAATGATGTTTATGTAAGAACAAATCCAAGAGATCCACAAAAGACATAGATTAAAATCCCCAATGGCAGGGACCCACAAAAGAGAGATGAGGATTAAAATCTCCAATGGCAGGGAATGGGACAGGTTTGGTGACAGAGTCAGGAAAATAACTCCACCTGTCATacccccattgacatccctaagtGAAATAATTGTTTTCAATTTtagcaaaaaaaataattttaaagcaGTTATATAGTTAACCTCAAAACAGTGAAATCTGGTTGAACGTTGATATTTATCGTCGGACACTCGgaacacaacttcaatttcaacCAGATAAAATATTATACAATAATTAGGCAAAAACAACTGTAATATATAATATGGCAACTTCGAAATCACCCAAAAGTATCATTCAGCCTCAAACAAGATTTCAACGTTGTCAATACGATGGCATATTTAACGGCAAAGCGAAGTGCATTCAAGTTCTAGCCAAAGAAAAACAaagcttctgtacaaggaagccaATAGCAAATTATGAGATGTTCATAGCCTCTGCATGATAGGTCTCCAGTTCCTTGTCAAGTTGCTCAGCTGACTTTTCAACTCCATCCTTTCTTCCCCGACCACGACCTCCACCCCTGCCAGGACGGCCACGACCCCGACCACGTCCACTACCACTGCCACCCCTTGAGCCACCTCGACGTCCCCAACTGTAAAGAAAACAATAAGAGGTCATCACTAAGCAACTACATTGTAAAAAAATGGATGCCCGTTCCAAGGATACAACAACAATAGCAAGCTTGATAAAAGTAAAGGCGCCTGCAGAGAAGAACCATTCCTAGGTCGACAGCAGAATCCATATGAAAATGAAGTGAAATGAAAACTAAACCTACATTCAAAAGCAATCTACACAGATACAACTTCAAAACAGAACTAAAAAATCTTGACACATTTAAAAAGTGACGGATTTTAAATGGTTTTTATCCAAAATAACGACTATCTCTACTAACTGTAATGTCTCATAGTAAATTTCAATTACAATTTAATAAGAATTAAATTTGAAAGTCGTGATTTTGTAAGGACTAAATATATTTaacccattatatatatatatatacatatatatatatatatatatatatatatatatatatatatatatatatatatatatatatatatatatatatatatatatatatatatatatatatctttgtaTAGATATGACATGGCACCATTAAACTTAACACATATTTTATACACACACATATGATTTAGTACTATATGTAATATAGGTGAAAGTACTTACCCAGCACCGCGATTTGACACAGCAGAACCTCCACCTCGACCACCTCTAGGCCTGCAACACACCAAACAAAAAAGTGAGTGATTAAAGACTTTATTTAACACAACTTTGAACTATTAGAAGAAAATTTTATTCGACACTTAATGCCTATTTTGATCAAGACATGTCTGGATATGGACATCGATTGTCATCATTCACAGATCATTGTTGTTAAATAACCAGTATAGTGGCACTATACCACTATAGCTTAGCCAAACTTGGACTAGGCACTATGTTCCACAATTTGATCTagtacaaaatgttttcaaatgtCTATCTAATGCGCTATAGCACTATGGCTTAACAGAATTGAAACAATCCAAATTTAAAGAATCCACCATTTTCTGCTCTCCGCAATTGACAACATTGTCACAGATAAATATATAGAGTAAACAGCATATGTATAGACAGTAACAAAATTATATCATACAAAAGCATCCTCTCATAGCTTAAAGTAATCGACTTACGTCATTACAACTGTCCTCTTCCTCTGTCCATTCATCCCAGTTACATTCACCCGTGCAGTGACAGGCAATTCTGATTTTGTTCCCACAATCTCGATTTTCATGGGCTTTCCATCCAAAAGTACATTGTTATATCTTTTAAGAGCAGCAAATGCATCACTTCTTCTATTATAAACCACTTCAGCTGATCCCTGTTACACAGTGAAAAGTTGAAGTTTAAAAAAACCTGACAATTGCCGAAGCATTTGCTCAAAGATTATAAACTAGCAGAACATTACCAAAGCTTTTTCTCAAAAAAACAATTACCAAAGTATTTTCTCAAAGCAATTAATGGAAGGCTTACAATGGAATGGAATTGTTCATGGTCTAGAATCTGATACAAACAGACACTTGGAATGTAAAAAGCAGCATCCCACCCCCTCCTTAAAAAACTACCCCGTTGGAAATTATAAACTAAAAGGTAAAACAGACTGCTCAACTAAAAGACCTCGTACGGATAGAAATTGGTTTGACCATGAAAAGCAGACAACATAATGACAAGAGTTTcaaatacaaaatcaaatacttacAGTTGGGTGCCCATTTTTGTCATAATGAACAGCATAGCGCTTCAAGTCTCCAAGCTCAGAGAAAAGCTCCTGAGTAGCAAATCAAGTTTCAAGAAAACGTCCAGAGAGGTTGGATAGAAACAGTGGCTAAGAATGAAGCATATGATGATAGGACATAGTATATACCCTTATGTCTTCATTGGTTACTCCTCTGTCCAAGTTTGAAACATACAACTTTGTCTCAGCTTCTACTCCTTGAATTCCAGCAGCTCTAAGACTATCCTCTAACAAATCACTCTGCCATGGAAAAGGCTTGGTTCTGCGAATAGACTGGGCAAAGCAAAGAGAACAGTATCCAGAATGGCAGAACACGTCAGATTATGACCAAAAAAGTTATTTACTTCTTCAAGATTTATCAGAACAGGAAAATCCCCAGATTAAAACAATAACACAATATTAATGAAGTAGATCCGGTCATGGTGATATATTCAAATGAAAACCCACAGTCAAACATCAGTGTTCTATGCTAAAGATGGCGAATTGGAGTAAGAATTCAATCCACTGCATTCAAGCAGCTGCAATGATAAAGTCAGAGCTCTGGTGCTGATATTAAGCGAAAGCTCCATTGCAAAACACCGTGAAACAGGGAAGTTACTGAATTCTCGCACCATGGAATCATACTTAGCAAGAGGATCCAATAAAACACCAGTCCACACAAACCAGCCAAAGATTTTAAAGTCACCTCATCTTAATGAAACGATTAGAAAGATATAGTGTTTAAAACCCCACTTATAGTTCTAATTTTGTGCTACTTGTAAGAGCTCCATTTTGAAATTCAACTAATGAAGCTCCTTCAGAAAATATAAGAATCACCAATGAAATCCTGCACATATCAGAGATCTGTAGCAAAGCCCCCTAAACAAAAGCAAACAACTCATAGATGCATATTAATTGACACTACGGAACTATGCAAAATGGTTGAGCATGAGCTTCTCCACGGAACAAATAATAAAAGGAGTTCCTCTTGCTTTTGAATTTCTATTTTACTGAATCATCTCATAATTGGGTATATTGGGTATTTATAGTATATCAGAATCTCAAGAACATGTATAAGCAAGCATCCATGTTTTTTGAGCTTGCCTTGGCAATAGCATAAGATGATGGGCGAGTGTTGACCATGAGTGGGCCTCTACGAACAGCACCAGTTGCTCTTCCACCATTACCAGGACCAGTCATTCTTCTACCATTAACAGCACCGGTCCTTCTTCCACCTCCTAGAGCCCCACTTCCACGGCCTGAAAGGGCTTTGCCACGTCCTCTGCCTCTGCCTCGGTTAGTCCTGTTCTTAATTCTATCATCAAGTGACATATCCAAGGAAGAAGCCATTGCACTTGAAATTCAATAAATCTTTCAAGAAATTTCAATAGTATCCCTGCAAAAGTAACAATTTAATCAGCTATTTGTACATGTAAGTGGGATAGGGTAGGATACAATAATTAGATCCACTTCAGATATCCTAGAACCAAATAGGTATTAAAATACAGTCAACGCCAAAATCTAAATAACCAGCCCTAGCAAACCTATTTTAGTGACGATATCAGTGACGCAAACACTAATACCATTAATACTAATGAACATATTATTgttaaaaactaaaacaaattaattataatttattaagtaTTCCATCACAAGTCTTCAGCAAAACATACTACCattgaaaattgaataaaataaccaTGTTAAAGGGTAGTATCACAAACACTAATACCATTAATACTAATGAACATATTATTgttaaaaactaaaacaaattaattaaaatttaaaaagtattCCATCACAAGTCTTTAGCAAAAGATACTACCattgaaaattgaataaaataaccaTATTCAAGGGTAATATCATATACAGCTAACGCGGCCGTGGGTAATATAATATACAGCTAACGCGGCCGTTCACAATTGAAACGGCCACGTCAGAGAGCCGTTGTTCCACATCCAATCTCATTATTGGAATCTTTCCAGATGAGTCACATCTGTGACGGAACAGCGCGGTTTCCCGGAACAGCGCGGTCTAATACAGTTTTTGCGGGTTCGCTACTAGTTTAATAGCATAATAGATAACAtccaaataaaattttaaaataacagCTTCAGAAACGGCAACACCACcagattcaaaccaaaatcaaatttaaaaattaacaacATCGATAGAGAGACAATATTGAAACGCATAAACTTCCATATAAATAATCCAACATACGATTCTCAACAATCAACAAACAGATAATAATTTCAAACGTTGGTATGAACAGATCAAAACATTTTCGCAACCATCGCCCAAACAGATCCATGATTCAACAAATTTCTCATATCACAGAAAACCCTAATCTACTCGCATCCCAATTCACGATCTCCTACCCCCAATAACACCCACAAACAAATCGACATCACAATTTGaaccaaaaaaaaagagataaacaGATAAAAATCCAATACCTGGATACGACAGAAAACCAGCGTCTGGAGAACACGAATCGAAAATTAGGGTTTCGATGCAGAGAAAGGGGTTTTAGGGTTTCGGCCAGAGAGCTTTTTGGGTTTAGATTGGATTCACGGAAAGAAAAGCATCGTTGAAGTCGTTTTATAGGCACGTAGGGGCTTTCATGTCTTTCTGCTTTTTTGCTTAACCGCGTACAGCAAGAAATTATTCTATGCCACTGTTGTGTTGCGTCATGAATGGATGAGATTAGATATTCTCGTTATCATCATATTTCATGTCCCTTTATTTTATGTTGtagaattttttattataatgtaTGATTTGgattgatttttatttatgatttgatATTTTAGGCTAAATTATTACTCAATTGTTTTTTATTCAATGTGTTTTTTAATCAtgattttggtatttttgaaacAAGCATTAAGATTTTACGTTGGGGACGAAATGCAGGTTTTATTGGCAAGTTTTTATGAAAATCAATGGCGTCGATATTAGATATTATACTTGATTAATAATGAGATGTATAACTCTCTAAATATTTATTTGCTTGTGCGGGAGATAACTCGTATTGTGAATTTTGAGTTTTCAAACATTGATTTTATGAGGTTTGTTGTATATTTTCTTATTCATCTTCCTTTTTTAATCGTGATTTTGATATTTCTGGGTGCAGGTTAAGTTTGGAGATTGGGGGCGAAATGTAACCTAACTAagcaagttttaaaaaaaaaatcaatgaacCGATATCAAATGTTATACTTAATTAGTACTTAGCGCACAACAATGTATTTGCGATTCAAGAAATTAAATGATTGATAAATCAAAATTGTTATTCATAAAGTTATGTAAAGTTTAAAAGTTATTTATTAAAAAGTCTTTCAAGAGAGCAAATAATATTATCTCAAGTTGTCTATTATCATAGAGACAATATTgaacttttatttttaaagtttgaAGGCAATAATGAAAGTTATGGGAGCGACGAACCATTCTCTAGTATATAGGTTTGTTTGAGTTTATAATTAGGCCCATGAATTGACAATAAATTGTTTCTTGTCACcacttttaaataattaaaactatatCAAAATTGATCTTTTGCAATCATGAATTTAGATTATAATGTATGATTGAATTGATTTTActtattatttgatattttagGTTAAATCATTAATCAATGGTTTTTGACTCATTGTATTTTTTATCATGATTTTGGTATTTTTCAAACATGCTTTAAATTTCGAGGTTGGGGATAAAATATAAGTCTTATTGGCAAGTTTTTATGAAACTCAATGGTGTCGATATTAGATATTATATTTGATTAATAATGAGGCATGTAACTCAATAAATGCTTGTTTGCTTGTACGACAAACAATTCGTAATATGAATTTAGAATTTTCAAACATTGTGATTTTAGGTGGTTCGTTGTAGTTTTTGATTCATTGTGTTTTTTAAC
It contains:
- the LOC131625525 gene encoding THO complex subunit 4D-like, giving the protein MASSLDMSLDDRIKNRTNRGRGRGRGKALSGRGSGALGGGRRTGAVNGRRMTGPGNGGRATGAVRRGPLMVNTRPSSYAIAKSIRRTKPFPWQSDLLEDSLRAAGIQGVEAETKLYVSNLDRGVTNEDIRELFSELGDLKRYAVHYDKNGHPTGSAEVVYNRRSDAFAALKRYNNVLLDGKPMKIEIVGTKSELPVTARVNVTGMNGQRKRTVVMTPRGGRGGGSAVSNRGAGWGRRGGSRGGSGSGRGRGRGRPGRGGGRGRGRKDGVEKSAEQLDKELETYHAEAMNIS